A window from Fragaria vesca subsp. vesca linkage group LG5, FraVesHawaii_1.0, whole genome shotgun sequence encodes these proteins:
- the LOC101306143 gene encoding uncharacterized protein LOC101306143, whose protein sequence is MERPKERNEVSSLAGKIVALARFVSLLTDKCAPFFRLLKEQWCKEIMWGTEQEEAFKQIKAYLTSALVLSKPIPSEMLFLYIAASQLAVSSVLIRKESDIEHAVFYTGKGFIPPESRYPDVEKLALTLIVTSRRLRHYFQAHSITLYTNHLQRQIMQKPEISGRLVKWAIELGEFDIHYRPRVAIKGQAAVDFIFELTPMKVMGQSAEFTPMEVVGESSKVKREESDPGPAVKAHIEEPPTPLWKLFIDGSVTRNESGAGIILETPDGFKHKYALEFQFKTSNNAAEYEALIGGLQLTRDIGVERVEVFSDSQLVVNQVNGSFEAKEPQLHSYQALSKAFMLRFKSASLSHMPRKENSNADALARLATGELGKGRKKARIEVLGKPSISKTISEIFMIEAGLGEPTWMDPIIVFMKEGVRPEDRQQTRKLQSRCARYTLMGGKLYC, encoded by the coding sequence ATGGAAAGACCCAAGGAAAGGAATGAAGTGAGTTCGTTGGCCGGGAAGATCGTCGCCCTTGCCAGATTCGTGTCACTACTCACAGATAAGTGTGCCCCTTTCTTTCGGCTGTTGAAAGAGCAGTGGTGTAAGGAGATAATGTGGGGAACCGAGCAGGAAGAGGCATTCAAACAGATAAAGGCATACCTCACATCCGCGCTGGTTTTGTCAAAACCGATCCCGAGCGAGATGCTTTTCTTATACATTGCGGCATCGCAGTTAGCGGTCAGCTCAGTGCTCATAAGAAAGGAGTCCGACATCGAGCATGCAGTGTTCTACACCGGGAAAGGATTCATACCGCCCGAGAGCAGGTACCCGGACGTCGAGAAATTAGCCTTGACACTTATCGTAACCTCTAGAAGGCTCAGACACTATTTCCAAGCACACTCGATAACCCTTTATACCAACCACCTCCAGAGGCAGATCATGCAAAAACCAGAGATCAGTGGGAGGCTAGTAAAATGGGCCATTGAGTTGGGAGAATTTGATATCCATTACCGGCCAAGAGTGGCTATCAAAGGCCAAGCAGCGGTCGACTTTATATTCGAGCTCACGCCCATGAAAGTAATGGGGCAATCAGCCGAGTTCACGCCCATGGAAGTGGTGGGAGAATCGTCCAAGGTCAAACGGGAGGAAAGTGATCCTGGGCCGGCCGTGAAGGCACACATTGAGGAGCCACCGACGCCACTTTGGAAGCTTTTTATTGATGGCTCGGTGACGAGAAATGAAAGCGGGGCGGGAATAATATTGGAGACCCCCGATGGATTTAAACACAAGTACGCCCTGGAATTTCAGTTCAAGACATCAAACAATGCGGCAGAGTACGAAGCCTTAATTGGGGGATTGCAACTCACCCGAGACATCGGTGTGGAGAGAGTGGAAGTGTTTAGTGATTCACAGTTGGTTGTAAATCAAGTCAATGGGAGCTTTGAAGCTAAAGAGCCTCAGTTACACTCTTACCAAGCGCTATCAAAAGCCTTCATGCTGCGTTTCAAGTCGGCCTCTCTCTCTCACATGCCCCGTAAGGAAAACAGTAATGCAGATGCCCTCGCCCGGCTAGCCACCGGAGAGCTTGGGAAAGGCAGAAAGAAGGCAAGGATTGAGGTGCTAGGAAAACCGAGTATCAGTAAAACAATCTCGGAGATATTCATGATCGAGGCGGGACTCGGAGAGCCTACGTGGATGGACCCCATAATCGTGTTCATGAAGGAGGGGGTGCGCCCGGAGGACAGGCAGCAAACACGAAAATTACAATCGAGATGTGCAAGGTACACACTCATGGGCGGGAAGCTATACTGCTGA